A stretch of Pseudophryne corroboree isolate aPseCor3 chromosome 9, aPseCor3.hap2, whole genome shotgun sequence DNA encodes these proteins:
- the CDC42EP1 gene encoding cdc42 effector protein 1, which translates to MYFLVNHNIFKIDTMSLSSLPVIKNLVFRSRRERVVLTPDMISPPLGDFRHTMHVGRKGEVFGDTSFLSKCHEKQRHNRWNYITKKLRQARFMSPERQSSGHPLSPPPPVSPIIKNAVSLPLLNKHSWEDERDGNTEVAWNCITETNRPYGLESGFCTMPRISCSEELSEDTNSQKPEEDWASSGLPDAEDYSVCTVPLELSSSIWPSDSMESLVMDFGPSLMSEILEGISFSDAPKDTESTSDLSEQNIPPIKDDPSYLSITIDNNSMEANQSHFNILEPKGLVCWEPATIAEEMEIDTDSGITGSEQGSRGITGDLWDSGDGSEIEM; encoded by the exons ATGTATTTCTTGGTCAACCACAATATTTTTAAAATTGACACGATGAGTCTGAGCAGCCTTCCAGTCATAAAAAACCTGGTTTTCCGATCCAGGCGGGAACGGGTAGTACTAACACCAGATATGATCAGTCCTCCTCTGGGCGACTTCCGACACACAATGCATGTGGGTAGAAAAGGAGAAGTCTTTGGGGACACATCCTTTCTCAGCAAGTGCCATGAGAAACAAAGGCACAACCGTTGGAACTACATCACCAAAAAACTACGCCAAGCTCGATTTATGTCCCCTGAGCGCCAATCTTCAGGACATCCCTTATCACCACCTCCACCTGTTTCTCCCATCATTAAGAATGCTGTCTCTTTGCCGCTTCTCAATAAGCATAGCTGGGAGGACGAGAGAGATGGGAACACAGAAGTAGCCTGGAATTGCATCACTGAGACTAATAGACCTTATG GTCTAGAATCTGGATTTTGCACCATGCCCCGTATCTCCTGCTCAGAGGAGCTATCAGAGGACACCAACTCTCAAAAACCTGAGGAAGACTGGGCCAGCTCTGGACTTCCAGACGCAGAGGACTACAGTGTCTGCACTGTTCCCTTGGAGTTATCTAGCAGCATATGGCCCTCTGACTCCATGGAATCCTTGGTTATGGACTTCGGTCCATCACTTATGAGTGAGATCCTAGAAGGTATTAGCTTTTCAGATGCACCGAAAGACACAGAGAGTACAAGTGACCTCAGTGAACAAAACATACCGCCAATAAAAGATGATCCATCTTATCTTAGCATAACTATAGACAATAACAGCATGGAAGCAAACCAATCCCACTTCAATATTCTGGAACCAAAGGGGCTCGTGTGTTGGGAACCAGCAACAATAGCCGAGGAAATGGAGATTGATACGGACAGTGGGATAACAGGATCGGAACAAGGGAGCAGGGGAATCACTGGGGATCTATGGGACTCTGGTGATGGTTCTGAAATAGAAATGTAG